The Xenopus tropicalis strain Nigerian chromosome 2, UCB_Xtro_10.0, whole genome shotgun sequence genome window below encodes:
- the mettl7a gene encoding methyltransferase like 7A (The RefSeq protein has 1 substitution compared to this genomic sequence), whose product MSLLISILQLCLAILTLPLHILSFLGIWSVISRKIFPYILAPLMKSYNNVMDATKKDLFSNLGDFAGNSKEIKLLEIGCGTGANFKFYPNNCRVTCLDINPNFEKFLVKSQAENSHLKFEGSLVASADNMKQVADASQDVVVCTLVVCSVPNTPKVLEEVWRVLKPGGAFFFLEHVACSDEATWLCFFQRILNPTWKLVFDGCNLRKFTWKDLENAKFSTLKLRHIQARTMIKPVTPHIVGYAVK is encoded by the exons ATGTCTCTCCTCATATCTATTTTGCAGCTGTGTTTAGCTATTTTGACTTTGCCTCTTCATATTCTGAGTTTTCTTGGAATCTGGAGTGTGATTTCCAGGAAAATATTCCCTTATATTTTAGCTCCATTAATGAAAAGCTACAACAATGTAATGGACGCAACAAAAAAGGATCTTTTTAGCAACCTGGGTGATTTTGCTGGTAACTCCAAGGAAATCAAGCTTCTAGAGATTGGATGTGGCACTGGTGCCAATTTTAAATTCTACCCAAATAATTGCAGGGTAACCTGTCTGGACATCAACCCGAATTTTGAGAAGTTTCTGGTTAAAAGCCAAGCAGAAAATAGCCATCTTAAGTTTGAGAGCTCTTTGGTGGCTTCTGCAGATAACATGAAGCAGGTTGCCGATGCCTCCCAAGATGTGGTGGTCTGCACCCTGGTAGTGTGTTCAGTGCCCAACACACCCAAGGTCctggaagaagtgtggagagttctTAAACCG ggagGAGCTTTCTTCTTTCTGGAACACGTGGCTTGCTCAGATGAAGCCACCTGGCTTTGCTTCTTTCAGAGAATTCTAAATCCCACATGGAAACTAGTTTTTGATGGCTGTAACTTAAGAAAATTCACCTGGAAGGACCTAGAGAATGCTAAATTCTCTACACTGAAACTACGCCACATTCAGGCACGCACCATGATAAAGCCCGTAACCCCCCACATTGTTGGATATGCTGTGAAATAA